The following are encoded in a window of Thunnus albacares chromosome 9, fThuAlb1.1, whole genome shotgun sequence genomic DNA:
- the pigc gene encoding phosphatidylinositol N-acetylglucosaminyltransferase subunit C gives MGPDSAPGPAVPWRKVLWERQPFPDNYVDQRFLEELRRNEGIRQYRYWAVVKEAGFVGQQLSCVAIFITLWLYMEQGLLSPETLLWTSLVCALLGYGLYQALTSQVESGCEPRTRLADLQSATIFLSFTFGFSPVLKTLTESVSTDTVYAMSAVMLLAHLVSFPYAQPSPPGSLSLNAALFASVCLASRLPGALHTFAMLSCALAVFALWPCLLQRMRENAPRQFTGVCVGVCIGGVGGLGSQSSGGAVLFALALMSVTLLCPLLLVRLQRHKDNIQGPWDEAEIHEDLSRFLH, from the exons ATGGGGCCAGACAGTGCCCCGGGTCCAGCTGTGCCCTGGAGGAAGGTGCTATGGGAGCGCCAGCCATTCCCTGATAACTATGTGGACCAGAGGTTCCTGGAGGAATTGCGGAGGAATGAGGGCATCCGGCAGTACCGCTACTGGGCTGTGGTGAAAGAAGCAGGCTTTGTGGGACAGCAACTGTCCTGCGTGGCCATTTTCATCACCCTCTGGCTCTACATGGAGCAG GGTCTCCTGTCCCCTGAGACACTGCTGTGGACCAGCCTTGTATGTGCCCTGCTGGGGTATGGACTGTACCAAGCCTTGACGTCTCAGGTTGAATCAGGGTGTGAGCCGCGGACTCGTCTGGCTGACTTACAGAGTGCCActattttcctttctttcaccTTTGGCTTCTCGCCAGTTCTAAAGACACTAACAGAGTCCGTGAGTACGGACACAGTGTATGCCATGTCCGCTGTGATGCTTTTGGCCCACCTGGTGTCGTTCCCTTACGCTCAGCCCTCACCCCCGGGTAGCCTCTCCTTAAATGCAGCCTtgtttgcatctgtgtgtttaGCTTCCAGGTTACCCGGCGCTCTGCACACCTTCGCCATGCTCAGCTGTGCCCTGGCGGTGTTTGCCCTGTGGCCCTGCTTGCTGCAGAGGATGAGGGAGAACGCTCCTCGCCAGTTTActggagtgtgtgtgggagtgtgcaTCGGAGGCGTAGGTGGACTGGGGTCCCAGTCATCAGGCGGAGCTGTGCTCTTCGCCCTAGCGCTGATGAGTGTTACATTGCTCTGTCCCCTGCTGTTAGTCAGGCTGCAGAGGCACAAGGACAACATCCAGGGACCCTGGGATGAGGCTGAAATTCACGAGGACCTCAGCCGCTTCCTTCACTAA